One window of the Pseudofrankia sp. DC12 genome contains the following:
- a CDS encoding MDR family MFS transporter, protein MSSPRGAGRTDGARADAGGGVTRPADSSAHAGGRRIWLIVAALGTGLLLASLDQTIVATALPTIVGDLGGATHLSWVVTAYLLASTVSTPIWGKLGDLYGRKRFFQASIIIFVAASALAGLSQSMTQVIAFRALQGLGGGGLVVGAMTIISDVVSPRERGRYQGVFSALFATSSVLGPLLGGLFVDHLSWHWIFYVNVPVGAAALAVATSVLPSIRSTAKRSIDYLGTTLLAAGATCLVLFTSLGGSSLAWGSAPSVGLAAGGVALLVVFGLVERRATEAVLPPRLFKIKLFRVSSLMSFVVGFAMFGAITFLPLFLQIVKGIDPTVSGLQMLPMSLGLMLASMTTGRLISSWGRYKAFPIVGTGLMTVGLALFSLLTPDVSTLRLSLSMFVFGVGMGLVMPVLTLSVQNAVDPRDLGAATSGATFFRSIGGSFGTAVFGTIFANVLSGKLSHLMGGQALPAGVSGSDVSPRLIAALPAALRTGFIQTYTDSLQVVFLVAVPIAFLGFLAAWLLPELRMRRTSGLDAREQTAADQAAGDLVEVTVPDTVPAGLAVVGRTTATAT, encoded by the coding sequence TCGTCGCCACCGCGCTGCCGACGATCGTCGGAGACCTGGGCGGCGCGACGCACCTGTCCTGGGTGGTCACCGCCTACCTGCTCGCCTCGACCGTGTCGACCCCGATCTGGGGCAAGCTCGGCGACCTCTACGGCCGCAAGCGGTTCTTCCAGGCCTCGATCATCATCTTCGTCGCGGCCTCCGCGCTCGCCGGCCTCAGCCAGTCGATGACGCAGGTCATCGCGTTCCGCGCCCTGCAGGGCCTGGGCGGCGGCGGACTCGTCGTCGGCGCGATGACGATTATCAGCGACGTGGTCTCGCCCCGGGAGCGAGGCCGCTACCAGGGCGTCTTCTCGGCCCTGTTCGCCACGTCCTCGGTGCTCGGCCCGCTGCTGGGCGGCCTGTTCGTCGACCACCTGTCGTGGCACTGGATCTTCTACGTCAACGTCCCGGTCGGCGCGGCCGCGCTGGCCGTCGCCACCTCGGTGCTGCCGTCGATCCGGTCCACCGCCAAGCGGTCGATCGACTACCTCGGCACCACGCTGCTCGCGGCCGGCGCCACCTGCCTGGTTCTGTTCACCAGCCTCGGCGGCTCGTCGCTCGCCTGGGGCTCGGCGCCCAGCGTGGGCCTCGCCGCCGGCGGTGTCGCGCTGCTGGTCGTGTTCGGCCTGGTCGAGCGCAGGGCCACCGAGGCCGTGCTGCCGCCGCGGCTGTTCAAGATCAAGCTCTTCCGGGTCTCCAGCCTGATGAGCTTCGTCGTCGGCTTCGCGATGTTCGGCGCGATCACCTTCCTGCCGCTGTTCCTGCAGATCGTCAAGGGCATCGACCCGACCGTGTCGGGGCTGCAGATGCTGCCGATGAGCCTCGGGCTGATGCTGGCTTCGATGACCACCGGCCGGCTGATCTCCAGCTGGGGCCGCTACAAGGCCTTCCCGATCGTCGGTACGGGTCTCATGACGGTCGGCCTGGCGCTGTTCTCTCTGCTCACCCCGGACGTGTCGACGCTGCGGCTCAGCCTGTCGATGTTCGTGTTCGGCGTCGGCATGGGCCTGGTGATGCCGGTACTGACCCTGTCGGTGCAGAACGCCGTCGACCCGCGCGACCTCGGGGCGGCCACTTCCGGCGCGACGTTCTTCCGCTCGATCGGCGGCTCGTTCGGCACGGCGGTGTTCGGCACGATCTTCGCGAACGTGCTGAGCGGCAAGCTGTCGCACCTGATGGGCGGTCAGGCTCTGCCGGCGGGCGTCTCCGGGTCGGACGTGAGCCCCAGGCTGATCGCGGCCCTGCCCGCCGCCCTGCGCACCGGGTTCATCCAGACCTACACCGACTCGCTGCAGGTCGTCTTCCTGGTGGCGGTGCCGATCGCATTCCTCGGCTTCCTGGCCGCCTGGCTGCTGCCGGAGCTGCGGATGCGCCGCACCAGCGGCCTCGACGCCCGCGAGCAGACCGCCGCGGACCAGGCCGCCGGGGACCTCGTCGAGGTGACGGTCCCCGACACGGTTCCGGCCGGCCTGGCCGTGGTGGGCCGGACGACGGCCACCGCGACCTGA